A single window of Streptomyces cathayae DNA harbors:
- a CDS encoding DUF5703 family protein, whose translation MPEYEFVDVYVPRGVSRKEAARLLTDHAEYGHWELDRLSLLRDGSRKVRLRRRIIRQVRATW comes from the coding sequence ATGCCGGAATACGAATTTGTCGACGTGTACGTACCGCGCGGGGTTTCCCGCAAGGAGGCGGCACGTCTGCTGACGGACCACGCAGAGTACGGTCACTGGGAGTTGGACCGTCTGAGCCTGCTGCGCGACGGCAGCCGCAAGGTGCGGCTGCGGCGGCGGATCATCCGCCAGGTACGCGCGACCTGGTGA
- a CDS encoding helix-hairpin-helix domain-containing protein, producing the protein MSTEPSETAEDVEPGTPDEPARTEPAGAETDPAEQGGGPAEQSGDAAEEGGDAAEGRQVSESEAELLAQRAERERIERRKAERREPIEAGAKLSGRAADLLAAVRAVESGEQPVTAVFEEAAPAPRRPAPEPARPAPPVTVEAAPATEVVAAVRAVLAQGGAPETLAVQTAGVLGEGAAEALRADPWQLLRVAGVRPPQADGFARALLGSAAGPDDARRVRAVTGWLLEQAAAAGHTALEMSVLTAALEQQGVPDSEGAVRDAISDGDVLVFQDPLPEAGAPAPQRVGAGAGEGQDGTEEADGADRERPVRVLVGLERYAMAEESLADGLARLVGSAPRQDGPDAEWERAAAAAGGSGGELIRAVAGHGLVLHTGGQASLAEPAALLRAAHGLGLRAWAAAHDPAGRARFAALLEAAAAGGAGTADEAGAEGPGTATVAGLLSGAEGPGRDSDGALRLDLLVVLDAPRLDVEAAALVTESLPDGARLVLAGDPGVLWSVGPGRVFADLLAARVCPQIASRRPDPGPLGELVSGIGAGELSQVAAPGKEVVIVPVRDAGEAVHRTVQLVVDSVPRAIGVPAEETQVITPGHGGAVGTRALNAALKERLNPGPGRFGGFDPGDRIAYSPARGRTVPGRVVRADADGLHLSCAGEALVVPQERVEQSVRHGWALTAHQAAGCRWPAVVVVLPGDAVPALSRPWVYTAFSRADRHLSVVHGVEQALPRAVAEVAAKPRTTRLPVLLAPQIPAAAG; encoded by the coding sequence GTGAGCACGGAGCCGTCCGAGACCGCGGAGGACGTCGAGCCGGGGACGCCGGACGAGCCGGCTCGGACCGAACCGGCCGGGGCGGAGACCGACCCGGCCGAGCAGGGCGGAGGCCCGGCCGAGCAGAGCGGGGACGCAGCCGAGGAAGGCGGGGACGCGGCCGAGGGGCGGCAGGTGTCCGAGAGCGAGGCCGAGTTGCTCGCGCAGCGGGCCGAGCGGGAGCGGATCGAGCGGCGGAAGGCGGAGCGGCGGGAGCCGATCGAGGCCGGCGCCAAGCTGAGCGGCCGGGCCGCCGACCTGCTCGCCGCCGTGCGGGCCGTGGAGAGCGGCGAGCAGCCGGTGACCGCCGTGTTCGAGGAGGCGGCGCCCGCGCCGCGGCGACCCGCTCCCGAACCGGCGCGACCGGCGCCGCCGGTGACCGTCGAGGCGGCCCCCGCCACCGAAGTGGTCGCGGCCGTACGCGCGGTACTGGCCCAGGGCGGGGCACCCGAGACGCTCGCCGTACAGACCGCCGGAGTGCTGGGCGAGGGGGCCGCGGAAGCCCTGCGCGCCGATCCGTGGCAGCTGCTGCGAGTGGCCGGTGTACGGCCTCCGCAGGCGGACGGGTTCGCCCGTGCGCTGCTCGGCTCCGCCGCCGGGCCGGACGACGCGCGGCGGGTGCGGGCCGTCACCGGGTGGCTGCTGGAGCAGGCCGCGGCGGCCGGGCACACCGCGCTGGAAATGTCCGTGCTGACCGCCGCCCTCGAGCAACAGGGAGTGCCGGATTCCGAGGGGGCCGTGCGGGACGCGATCTCGGACGGCGACGTCCTCGTCTTCCAGGACCCGCTGCCGGAGGCGGGCGCTCCCGCACCGCAGCGGGTCGGTGCCGGAGCCGGGGAAGGCCAGGACGGTACGGAGGAAGCGGACGGAGCGGACCGGGAGCGGCCCGTCCGGGTCCTCGTGGGGCTGGAGCGGTACGCGATGGCCGAGGAGAGCCTCGCCGACGGCCTGGCCCGGCTCGTCGGCTCCGCTCCCCGGCAGGACGGTCCGGACGCGGAGTGGGAGCGGGCCGCCGCCGCGGCGGGCGGCTCCGGGGGTGAGCTGATCCGTGCGGTCGCCGGCCACGGTCTCGTCCTGCACACCGGTGGGCAGGCGTCCCTCGCCGAGCCGGCGGCCCTGCTGCGGGCGGCGCACGGTCTCGGGCTGCGCGCCTGGGCCGCCGCGCACGATCCGGCCGGGCGCGCCCGGTTCGCGGCCCTGCTGGAGGCTGCCGCGGCCGGGGGTGCCGGGACGGCCGACGAAGCCGGAGCCGAGGGCCCCGGGACCGCCACCGTCGCCGGGCTGCTGTCCGGTGCCGAGGGGCCGGGGCGTGACTCCGACGGGGCGCTGCGGCTGGATCTGCTCGTCGTCCTGGACGCTCCCCGGCTGGACGTCGAGGCGGCCGCGCTGGTCACGGAGTCGCTGCCGGACGGTGCCCGGCTGGTGCTGGCCGGGGATCCGGGGGTGCTGTGGTCCGTCGGGCCGGGACGGGTGTTCGCCGATCTGCTGGCGGCGCGCGTCTGCCCGCAGATCGCCTCCCGGCGGCCGGATCCGGGGCCTCTGGGCGAACTGGTCTCCGGTATCGGCGCCGGTGAGCTGAGCCAGGTGGCGGCGCCCGGCAAGGAGGTCGTCATCGTGCCGGTGCGGGACGCGGGCGAGGCCGTGCACCGGACCGTGCAGCTCGTGGTGGACTCGGTGCCGCGCGCGATCGGGGTGCCGGCCGAGGAGACGCAGGTGATCACCCCGGGGCACGGGGGCGCGGTGGGCACGCGCGCGCTGAACGCCGCGCTGAAGGAGCGGCTCAATCCGGGGCCGGGGCGCTTCGGCGGATTCGACCCGGGCGACCGGATCGCCTACTCCCCCGCCCGGGGGCGTACGGTGCCGGGCCGGGTGGTGCGGGCCGACGCCGACGGCCTGCACCTGTCCTGCGCGGGCGAGGCCCTCGTGGTGCCGCAGGAGCGCGTGGAGCAGTCCGTACGGCACGGATGGGCGCTGACCGCACACCAGGCCGCGGGGTGCCGGTGGCCCGCGGTGGTCGTGGTGCTGCCGGGCGATGCCGTTCCGGCGTTGAGCCGGCCCTGGGTGTACACCGCGTTCAGCCGGGCGGACCGCCATCTGTCCGTGGTGCACGGTGTGGAGCAGGCGCTGCCGCGCGCCGTGGCGGAGGTGGCGGCCAAGCCCCGGACGACCCGGCTCCCGGTACTGCTGGCGCCGCAGATTCCGGCAGCCGCCGGCTGA
- a CDS encoding aldo/keto reductase, producing the protein MEQRHLGRTGLRVSRIGLGTLTWGRDTDEHDAADLLKTFWEAGGTLVDTADVYGDGEAEYLLGQLMGGLVPRRDLVISTKAGSVPDPERRFDGSRGHLLSALDASLARLGTDHVDVWHVHAYDPSTPLDETLQALDIAVASGRARYAGVSNFCGWQLAKAATWQLAAPGVRARLASTQMEYSLLQRGVEREVLPAAVDTGIGILPSSPLGRGVLTGKYRNDALPPDSRGASEHMAPFVAPYLDDTASRIVDAVTTAADGLAVTALQVALAWVRDRPGVAAPVVGARNARQLTAALSVEALTLPDEICRALDDVSAPVHRYPDHDWSTL; encoded by the coding sequence ATGGAGCAGAGGCATCTCGGCCGTACCGGCCTGCGCGTGTCCCGTATCGGTCTCGGGACCCTGACCTGGGGCCGGGACACCGACGAGCACGACGCCGCGGACCTCTTGAAGACGTTCTGGGAAGCGGGCGGGACCCTCGTCGACACCGCCGACGTGTACGGCGACGGGGAGGCCGAGTACCTGCTCGGGCAGCTCATGGGCGGGCTGGTGCCGCGCCGGGACCTCGTCATCTCGACGAAGGCCGGGAGCGTACCGGACCCGGAGCGCAGATTCGACGGTTCGCGCGGTCATCTGCTCTCCGCCCTGGACGCCTCGCTCGCCCGTCTCGGCACCGATCACGTCGACGTGTGGCACGTCCACGCCTACGATCCCTCCACCCCACTGGACGAGACGCTCCAGGCCCTCGACATCGCCGTCGCCAGCGGGCGTGCCCGCTATGCCGGGGTGTCCAACTTCTGCGGCTGGCAGCTGGCCAAGGCGGCGACCTGGCAGCTCGCCGCGCCGGGGGTGCGGGCCCGGCTGGCGAGTACCCAGATGGAGTACTCGCTGCTCCAGCGGGGTGTGGAGCGGGAGGTGCTGCCGGCGGCCGTCGACACGGGGATCGGGATCCTGCCGTCCTCGCCGCTCGGGCGGGGCGTACTGACCGGCAAGTACCGGAACGACGCCCTGCCGCCGGACTCGCGGGGCGCCTCCGAGCACATGGCGCCGTTCGTCGCGCCGTACCTCGACGACACGGCGAGCAGGATCGTGGACGCCGTGACCACGGCGGCGGACGGGCTCGCCGTGACCGCGCTCCAGGTCGCCCTCGCGTGGGTGCGGGACCGGCCGGGCGTGGCCGCTCCCGTCGTCGGCGCGCGCAACGCGCGGCAGCTCACGGCGGCACTGTCAGTGGAGGCGCTTACTCTTCCTGACGAGATCTGCCGGGCGCTCGACGACGTGTCGGCGCCCGTGCACCGCTATCCCGATCACGACTGGAGCACGCTGTGA
- a CDS encoding LLM class F420-dependent oxidoreductase: MQLGINLGYWGAGMDSDNLAVAQEADRLGYAVCWAAEAYGSDAATVLTWVAAQTERIDVGSAIFQIPARQPAMTAMTAATLDSLSGGRFRLGLGVSGPQVSEGWYGVKFDKPLSRTREYVEIVRKAMTRERLSHDGEHWTLPLPGGPGKPIKLTVHPQREHIPLYIAAIGPKNLEQTGEIADGALLIFPSADHLEETAVKHIRAGREKAGKTLDGFDVCPTLPLAVGDDKDVAALADTFRPYTALYVGGMGSRKQNFYNQLAGRMGYEREAAEIQDKYLSGDKQGAAAAVPHDLIDSTTLLGSVDRIADRMKAYAAAGVTTLTLAPAGFTLDERLASLRAGTEALERSGLA, encoded by the coding sequence ATGCAGCTCGGGATCAACCTCGGCTACTGGGGTGCCGGAATGGACTCGGACAACCTCGCCGTGGCACAGGAGGCCGACCGCCTGGGATACGCGGTCTGCTGGGCCGCCGAGGCCTACGGCTCCGACGCGGCGACCGTGCTCACCTGGGTCGCCGCCCAGACCGAGCGGATCGACGTCGGCTCGGCCATCTTCCAGATCCCGGCCCGCCAGCCCGCGATGACCGCGATGACCGCCGCCACTCTCGACTCCCTCTCCGGCGGCCGGTTCCGCCTCGGTCTCGGCGTGTCCGGCCCGCAGGTCTCCGAGGGCTGGTACGGCGTCAAGTTCGACAAGCCCCTCTCACGGACCCGCGAGTACGTCGAGATCGTCCGCAAGGCCATGACGCGCGAGCGTCTCTCCCACGACGGCGAGCACTGGACCCTGCCCCTGCCCGGCGGTCCGGGCAAGCCCATCAAGCTCACCGTGCACCCGCAGCGCGAGCACATCCCCCTCTACATCGCCGCGATCGGCCCGAAGAACCTCGAGCAGACCGGTGAGATCGCCGACGGCGCGCTGCTGATCTTCCCCTCCGCCGACCACCTGGAGGAGACCGCCGTCAAGCACATCAGGGCGGGCCGCGAGAAGGCGGGCAAGACCCTCGACGGCTTCGACGTCTGCCCCACGCTCCCGCTCGCCGTCGGCGACGACAAGGACGTCGCCGCCCTCGCCGACACCTTCCGTCCCTACACCGCGCTGTACGTCGGGGGCATGGGCAGCCGCAAGCAGAACTTCTACAACCAGCTCGCCGGGCGCATGGGCTACGAGCGGGAAGCCGCCGAGATCCAGGACAAGTACCTGTCGGGCGACAAGCAGGGCGCCGCCGCGGCCGTGCCGCACGACCTGATCGACTCCACGACACTGCTCGGCTCCGTGGACCGCATCGCGGACCGGATGAAGGCCTACGCGGCAGCGGGGGTCACCACCCTCACCCTCGCCCCCGCGGGCTTCACGCTCGACGAGCGCCTCGCCTCCCTGCGCGCCGGCACCGAGGCGCTGGAGCGCTCGGGCCTGGCATAG
- a CDS encoding ferritin-like domain-containing protein codes for MLSAKSLFQEILDDDDSFALFCSIAAGGESQGGWENARIAALVPESQRGLAPKITRHGADEDKHGRIFDALMKKRGVRPVPVPPETDYTILLERSGIGLAHDRLRRDEPLTVQDIVVYLAHSRVTEQRASEQMELLRKHFADHPGLGRAVTMISRDEDNHLAYCHEELLRLAYAGHGRAIQRTLRACALTEIRVHRDVSLAVMARMGDILGWSRARGALLAAGIHAVYAYERLGGWRRMVSLRMPERRNALGGPASSAPEFA; via the coding sequence ATGCTGTCGGCCAAGAGTCTGTTCCAGGAGATCCTCGACGACGACGACTCCTTCGCGCTGTTCTGCTCCATCGCCGCCGGCGGCGAGTCGCAGGGCGGCTGGGAGAACGCCCGGATCGCGGCCCTGGTTCCCGAGAGCCAGCGCGGACTCGCCCCCAAGATCACCAGGCACGGCGCCGACGAGGACAAGCACGGCCGCATCTTCGACGCCCTGATGAAGAAGCGCGGTGTGCGACCGGTCCCCGTCCCGCCCGAGACCGACTACACGATCCTCCTCGAGCGGAGCGGCATCGGCCTGGCGCACGACAGGCTCAGGCGCGACGAACCGCTCACCGTCCAGGACATCGTCGTCTACCTCGCGCACAGCCGCGTCACCGAACAGCGCGCCTCCGAGCAGATGGAACTGCTCCGCAAGCACTTCGCCGACCACCCCGGACTCGGCCGCGCCGTCACGATGATCTCCCGCGACGAGGACAACCACCTCGCCTACTGCCACGAGGAACTGCTGCGCCTCGCGTACGCCGGACACGGCCGCGCCATCCAGCGCACCCTGCGCGCGTGCGCGCTCACCGAGATCCGCGTCCACCGCGACGTCAGCCTCGCGGTGATGGCCCGGATGGGAGACATCCTCGGCTGGTCCCGGGCCAGAGGGGCGCTCCTGGCGGCCGGCATCCACGCGGTGTACGCCTACGAGCGCCTGGGCGGCTGGCGCCGCATGGTCTCCCTGCGGATGCCGGAACGCCGCAACGCCCTGGGCGGCCCCGCGAGCAGCGCGCCCGAGTTCGCCTGA
- the corA gene encoding magnesium/cobalt transporter CorA, giving the protein MIVDCAIYRDGHRTEGSEDFSGALEGARAAKGFVWIGLHEPTADEFALVSQEFGLHPLAVEDALKAHQRPKLEVYDDSLFMVLKPVEYEPDGDTVSAGEIMIFLGDSFVVTVRHGEGFPLDAVRSRLEHEPELLGNGPTSVVYAIADAAVDHYLLVAAELQTDLEELEAEVFSPEGAGTQLTASRIYAFKRQVLEFRRATGPLTPPMARLTEAGSFGAAVPFVSKEARPFFRDVHDHLTRVNDSVEGMDRLVSDILSAHLAQVSVRQNDDMRKISAWAAMAAIPTMLAGIYGMNFEHMPELRWEWSYPVVILAMAALEVFLYRLFKRRGWM; this is encoded by the coding sequence GTGATCGTCGACTGTGCCATCTACCGGGACGGGCACCGTACGGAGGGGTCCGAGGACTTCTCCGGCGCGCTGGAGGGCGCGCGGGCGGCGAAGGGTTTCGTCTGGATCGGGCTGCACGAGCCGACGGCGGACGAGTTCGCCCTGGTCTCGCAGGAGTTCGGCCTTCATCCGCTCGCGGTCGAGGACGCCCTCAAGGCACATCAGCGGCCCAAGCTGGAGGTGTACGACGACTCGCTGTTCATGGTCCTCAAACCGGTCGAGTACGAACCGGACGGCGACACCGTCTCCGCCGGCGAGATCATGATCTTCCTGGGTGACTCGTTCGTGGTGACCGTCCGGCACGGCGAGGGATTCCCGCTGGACGCCGTACGCAGCCGGCTGGAGCACGAACCGGAGCTGCTGGGCAACGGGCCGACGTCGGTGGTGTACGCGATCGCCGACGCCGCCGTCGACCACTACCTCCTCGTGGCGGCCGAGCTGCAGACCGATCTGGAGGAGCTGGAGGCGGAGGTCTTCTCACCGGAGGGCGCCGGTACCCAGCTCACCGCGTCCCGGATCTACGCCTTCAAGCGGCAGGTCCTGGAGTTCCGCCGGGCGACCGGGCCGCTGACCCCGCCGATGGCGCGGCTGACGGAGGCGGGCTCGTTCGGCGCGGCGGTGCCCTTCGTGTCCAAGGAGGCGCGCCCCTTCTTCCGTGACGTGCACGATCACCTCACACGCGTGAACGACTCCGTGGAGGGGATGGACCGGCTGGTCTCGGACATCCTCTCGGCGCATCTGGCCCAGGTGAGCGTCCGCCAGAACGACGACATGCGGAAGATCTCCGCGTGGGCGGCCATGGCCGCGATCCCCACCATGCTCGCGGGGATCTATGGCATGAACTTCGAGCACATGCCGGAACTGCGGTGGGAGTGGTCCTATCCGGTGGTGATCCTGGCGATGGCCGCGCTGGAGGTGTTCCTGTACCGGTTGTTCAAGCGGCGCGGGTGGATGTAG
- a CDS encoding histidine phosphatase family protein, producing the protein MPTLLLVRHGRSTANTEGLLAGWSPGVALDERGAAQAAALPGRLAELPLSEIVASPLQRCQETIRPLLKARPGLTVHTDERIGECHYGDWTGRKLAELKDEPLMEVVQAHPSAAAFPGGESLRTMQTRAAEAVREWNARVERDHGPDAVYLMCSHGDIIKSLVADALGLHLDLFQRISVEPCSVTAIRYTRLRPYLVRLGDTGDFASLVPREEPPADDAPVGGGAGAP; encoded by the coding sequence ATGCCCACATTGCTCCTGGTCCGGCACGGACGATCCACCGCCAACACGGAGGGGCTGCTCGCCGGCTGGTCGCCCGGCGTCGCCCTGGACGAACGCGGGGCCGCGCAGGCCGCCGCGCTGCCCGGACGGCTCGCCGAACTGCCCCTCTCCGAGATCGTCGCCAGCCCTCTCCAGCGCTGCCAGGAGACGATCCGGCCGCTGCTGAAAGCCCGGCCCGGCCTCACCGTCCACACCGACGAACGCATCGGGGAGTGCCACTACGGCGACTGGACCGGCCGCAAGCTCGCCGAACTGAAGGACGAACCCCTCATGGAGGTGGTGCAGGCCCACCCGTCGGCGGCCGCCTTCCCCGGCGGGGAGTCCCTGCGCACCATGCAGACACGCGCCGCCGAGGCGGTGCGCGAGTGGAACGCGCGCGTGGAACGCGATCACGGCCCCGACGCCGTGTACCTCATGTGCTCGCACGGGGACATCATCAAGTCCCTCGTCGCGGACGCACTCGGACTTCACCTCGACCTCTTCCAGCGGATCTCCGTCGAGCCGTGTTCCGTCACCGCGATCCGGTACACACGGCTGCGTCCCTACCTCGTCCGGCTCGGCGACACCGGTGACTTCGCCTCCCTGGTGCCGCGCGAGGAACCGCCCGCCGACGACGCCCCGGTCGGGGGCGGTGCGGGCGCACCGTGA
- a CDS encoding DUF3090 domain-containing protein, with translation MSRQVFLYDQPERFVAGTVGLPGRRTFFLQASAGSRVTSVALEKTQVAALAERMDELLDEVVRRSGGSAAVPAVAPTEIADTAPLDAPVEEEFRVGTMALAWDGEEECMIVEAQALVELDAESEEDLAEAEERLLQDEENGPPMLRVRLTGVQARAFAKRALDVVNAGRPPCPLCSLPLDPEGHVCPRQNGYRRGA, from the coding sequence GTGTCCCGTCAGGTGTTCCTCTACGACCAACCGGAACGTTTCGTGGCCGGTACGGTCGGACTGCCAGGGCGCCGTACGTTCTTCCTCCAGGCCTCAGCCGGCTCCCGGGTGACCAGCGTGGCTCTGGAGAAGACCCAGGTCGCCGCGCTCGCCGAGCGCATGGACGAACTGCTCGACGAGGTCGTACGCCGTAGCGGGGGCAGCGCCGCGGTGCCCGCCGTGGCGCCGACCGAGATCGCCGACACCGCCCCGCTGGACGCCCCGGTGGAGGAGGAGTTCCGGGTCGGCACCATGGCCCTCGCCTGGGACGGCGAGGAGGAGTGCATGATCGTCGAGGCGCAGGCGCTCGTCGAACTGGACGCCGAGTCCGAGGAGGACCTCGCCGAGGCGGAGGAGAGGCTGCTCCAGGACGAGGAGAACGGCCCCCCGATGCTCCGGGTCCGGCTCACCGGGGTCCAGGCCCGTGCCTTCGCCAAGCGCGCCCTCGACGTCGTCAACGCGGGACGGCCGCCGTGCCCGCTGTGCAGCCTCCCCCTCGACCCGGAAGGACATGTATGTCCGCGCCAGAACGGATACCGCCGCGGGGCGTGA
- a CDS encoding SCO1664 family protein: MSAPERIPPRGVTTAGPADAVLLAEGELTVRGRLREASNAALYCTVTHDGREAACVYKPVAGERPLWDFPDGTLAGREVAAYQVSEATGWGLVPPTVLRDGPYGEGMCQLWIDATPEAELLALVDREEPGPGWKAVGLAEVGEGRTALLVHADDVRLRRLAVLDAVINNADRKGGHLLPTRDGRLYGIDHGVAFNAEDKLRTLLWGWAGEPLTEEARDVLEALGKALAEGGALAASLAPLITRAEIGATRERVASLLASGTHPQPGGRWPAIPWPPV, from the coding sequence ATGTCCGCGCCAGAACGGATACCGCCGCGGGGCGTGACCACCGCCGGCCCCGCCGACGCGGTGCTGCTCGCCGAGGGCGAGCTGACCGTGCGCGGACGCCTCCGTGAAGCATCGAACGCGGCGCTGTACTGCACCGTGACCCACGACGGCCGCGAGGCCGCCTGCGTCTACAAGCCCGTCGCGGGGGAGCGCCCCCTGTGGGACTTCCCCGACGGGACGCTCGCCGGGCGCGAGGTCGCGGCGTACCAGGTCTCCGAGGCGACCGGCTGGGGACTGGTGCCGCCCACCGTGCTGCGGGACGGGCCGTACGGCGAGGGCATGTGCCAGCTGTGGATCGACGCCACGCCGGAGGCGGAACTGCTCGCGCTGGTGGACCGGGAGGAGCCCGGACCCGGCTGGAAGGCGGTCGGGCTCGCCGAGGTGGGCGAGGGGCGCACCGCGCTGCTCGTGCACGCCGACGACGTACGGCTGCGGCGGCTGGCCGTGCTCGACGCGGTGATCAACAACGCCGACCGCAAGGGCGGACACCTGCTGCCCACGCGGGACGGCCGGCTCTACGGCATCGACCACGGGGTCGCCTTCAACGCCGAGGACAAGCTGCGCACCCTGCTGTGGGGCTGGGCGGGGGAACCGCTGACCGAGGAGGCACGCGACGTCCTCGAGGCCCTCGGGAAGGCACTCGCCGAAGGCGGCGCGCTGGCCGCCTCGCTGGCCCCGCTGATCACCCGCGCGGAGATCGGCGCGACCCGCGAGCGGGTCGCGTCCCTGCTCGCCTCCGGTACCCATCCGCAGCCCGGCGGCCGATGGCCGGCGATCCCCTGGCCACCCGTCTGA
- the mshC gene encoding cysteine--1-D-myo-inosityl 2-amino-2-deoxy-alpha-D-glucopyranoside ligase: MHAWPASEVPALPGQGRDLRIHDTATGGLTPLDPGPVARIYVCGITPYDATHIGHAATYNAFDLVQRVWLDNKRQVHYVQNVTDIDDPLLERAERDGVDWAALAERETRLFREDMTALRMLPPQQYIGAVEAIPGIVPLVERLRDLGAAYELEGDVYFSVESDPNFGRVSNLDAAAMRLLSAERGGDPDRPGKKNPLDPMLWMAAREGEPSWDGGSLGRGRPGWHIECVAIALDHLGMGFDVQGGGSDLVFPHHEMGASHAQVLTGEFPMAKAYVHAGMVALHGEKMSKSKGNLVFVSRLRRDGVDPAAIRLALLAHHYRADWEWTDQVLLDAGTRLEHWRAAVSRPDGPPAEALVEEIREALSNDLDAPAALAAVDRWAVAQEQDGGTDAGAPGIVSRAVDALLGVAL, translated from the coding sequence ATGCATGCCTGGCCCGCTTCCGAGGTCCCCGCCCTTCCCGGTCAGGGGCGCGACCTGAGGATCCACGACACCGCGACCGGGGGTCTGACCCCGCTCGACCCCGGCCCCGTCGCCCGTATCTACGTCTGCGGCATCACCCCGTACGACGCCACCCACATCGGACACGCCGCGACGTACAACGCGTTCGACCTCGTGCAGCGCGTGTGGCTCGACAACAAGCGGCAGGTTCACTACGTCCAGAACGTCACCGACATCGACGACCCGCTGCTGGAGCGGGCCGAGCGGGACGGCGTCGACTGGGCCGCGCTCGCCGAGCGGGAGACCCGGCTCTTCCGCGAGGACATGACGGCCCTGCGGATGCTGCCGCCGCAGCAGTACATAGGCGCGGTGGAGGCGATACCCGGCATCGTCCCGCTCGTCGAACGACTGCGCGACCTCGGCGCGGCGTACGAACTCGAGGGCGACGTCTACTTCTCCGTGGAGTCCGACCCGAACTTCGGGCGGGTCTCGAACCTCGACGCGGCCGCCATGCGGCTGCTGTCCGCCGAACGCGGCGGCGACCCGGACCGCCCGGGCAAGAAGAACCCCCTCGACCCGATGCTCTGGATGGCCGCCCGCGAGGGCGAACCCAGCTGGGACGGCGGGTCGCTCGGCAGGGGCCGGCCCGGCTGGCACATCGAGTGCGTGGCCATCGCCCTCGACCATCTGGGCATGGGCTTCGACGTCCAGGGCGGCGGTTCCGACCTGGTCTTCCCGCACCACGAGATGGGCGCCTCGCACGCCCAGGTGCTCACCGGCGAGTTCCCCATGGCCAAGGCGTACGTCCACGCCGGCATGGTCGCCCTGCACGGCGAGAAGATGTCCAAGTCCAAGGGCAACCTGGTCTTCGTGTCCCGGCTGCGGCGCGACGGCGTCGACCCGGCGGCGATCCGGCTGGCGCTGCTCGCCCACCACTACCGTGCCGACTGGGAGTGGACGGACCAGGTCCTCCTGGACGCCGGGACCCGGCTCGAGCACTGGCGGGCCGCCGTCTCCCGCCCCGACGGCCCGCCCGCCGAGGCGCTCGTGGAGGAGATCCGCGAGGCCCTGTCCAACGACCTGGACGCCCCGGCCGCCCTGGCCGCCGTCGACCGCTGGGCCGTGGCCCAGGAGCAGGACGGCGGCACGGACGCGGGCGCGCCCGGCATCGTCTCCCGCGCGGTGGACGCCCTGCTCGGCGTGGCACTGTAG
- a CDS encoding PAC2 family protein, which yields MIELEGVPELIDPVMVAAFEGWNDAGDAASTAVAHLDREWKGEVFAALDAEDYYDFQVNRPTVFMDGGVRKVTWPTTRLSVVRIGGDKPRDLVLVRGIEPSMRWRSFCNELLGFAHELGVEMVVVLGALLGDTPHTRPVPVSGTTSDPDLARRMDLEETRYEGPTGIVGILQEACTHAGVPAVSLWAAVPHYVSQPPNPKATLALLNRLEDLIDVRVPLGELSEDARAWQVGVDQLAAEDSEVAEYVQSLEEARDTAELPEASGEAIAREFERYLRRRDGGSGPPQPGGHATADGADGPSFRREGPGSRPRSPNPPKPDADGEDSSED from the coding sequence GTGATCGAGCTCGAGGGGGTTCCCGAGCTGATCGACCCGGTCATGGTGGCCGCGTTCGAGGGCTGGAACGACGCCGGCGACGCCGCCTCCACCGCGGTCGCGCATCTGGACAGGGAGTGGAAGGGCGAGGTGTTCGCGGCGCTGGACGCCGAGGACTACTACGACTTCCAGGTCAACCGGCCCACGGTGTTCATGGACGGCGGGGTCCGTAAGGTCACCTGGCCGACGACGCGGTTGTCGGTGGTCCGGATCGGCGGCGACAAGCCACGCGACCTGGTCCTCGTCCGCGGTATCGAACCGTCCATGCGCTGGCGCTCGTTCTGCAACGAACTGCTGGGGTTCGCCCATGAACTCGGGGTGGAGATGGTGGTCGTCCTGGGCGCCCTGCTCGGCGACACCCCGCACACCCGTCCGGTCCCGGTCAGCGGGACCACGTCCGATCCGGACCTGGCCCGCCGTATGGACCTGGAGGAGACCAGGTACGAGGGCCCCACGGGGATCGTCGGCATCCTCCAGGAGGCGTGCACGCACGCCGGTGTCCCCGCGGTCTCGCTGTGGGCGGCGGTCCCGCACTACGTGTCGCAGCCGCCCAACCCGAAGGCGACGCTGGCCCTCCTGAACCGGCTCGAGGACCTGATCGACGTGCGCGTCCCGCTGGGCGAACTGTCCGAGGACGCGCGCGCCTGGCAGGTGGGAGTGGACCAACTGGCCGCCGAGGACAGCGAGGTCGCCGAGTACGTCCAGTCGCTGGAGGAGGCCCGGGACACCGCCGAACTGCCGGAGGCGTCCGGCGAGGCGATCGCCCGCGAGTTCGAGCGCTATCTGCGCCGCCGCGACGGTGGGTCCGGCCCGCCGCAACCCGGTGGGCACGCCACGGCCGACGGCGCGGACGGCCCGTCGTTCCGGCGGGAGGGCCCGGGCAGCCGGCCCCGCTCGCCGAATCCGCCGAAGCCGGACGCGGACGGCGAGGATTCCTCGGAGGACTGA